A single Arachnia propionica DNA region contains:
- a CDS encoding HlyD family efflux transporter periplasmic adaptor subunit: protein MSWLNRLKLLSGIVIIVLIVGLLTLLFNQRQNQVASIAAHVDAPRTVVASPYGGLVTDQKRNPGDHVSAGDQLFTVISSNLRDMAALGMKPTSTDGYKVDLELGTITFYATIDGYLESFTAFEGSYVNGSERLAEIVSNKNKTVVATFQLNPSDYGRIEQDGKVAIHLPDGQLVEGRVMSVNIGTDETSKKTVTEVTVASDGLQADDLTLLTRRNTPVNAVMSLRDDGPLAGPTQTLREFLVKIGLR, encoded by the coding sequence ATGTCCTGGCTGAATCGTCTCAAGCTCCTCAGCGGCATCGTCATCATCGTCCTCATCGTCGGCCTACTGACGCTGTTGTTCAACCAGCGGCAAAATCAGGTGGCAAGTATCGCGGCCCACGTCGATGCTCCCCGCACGGTCGTCGCCTCCCCGTACGGGGGCCTGGTCACGGATCAGAAACGCAATCCCGGTGATCACGTATCGGCCGGCGACCAGCTCTTCACGGTCATCAGCTCCAACTTGCGGGACATGGCGGCCCTCGGGATGAAACCAACCAGCACCGACGGCTACAAGGTGGACCTGGAGTTGGGCACCATCACCTTCTACGCCACCATCGATGGTTACCTAGAGAGTTTCACGGCCTTCGAGGGCAGTTACGTCAACGGCAGCGAGCGTTTGGCCGAGATCGTCTCCAACAAGAACAAGACCGTGGTGGCGACGTTCCAGCTCAACCCCTCCGACTACGGACGGATCGAGCAGGATGGCAAGGTCGCGATTCACCTGCCCGACGGCCAGCTCGTGGAGGGACGGGTCATGAGCGTCAACATCGGCACCGACGAGACCTCGAAGAAAACCGTCACTGAGGTGACGGTCGCCAGCGACGGTCTCCAGGCCGACGACCTCACGTTGCTCACCCGGCGAAACACGCCCGTCAATGCGGTCATGAGCCTGAGGGACGACGGCCCGCTGGCCGGACCCACCCAAACTCTTCGTGAATTCCTGGTGAAGATCGGCCTGCGTTGA
- a CDS encoding glycosyl hydrolase, translated as MKRFLKPFLTFTCSIAIVLLSSQCSHKPSPEPPPSTGASTNGLSGEAAALEAVNHRQGKDLNPARLAKGLVPPTNRWFSGMVFGPEPLPVYPLPLSFQLKATGFDFGLPEVKSTEKTLFGGHRPEVTVTLPGVEGWQVVAYDTVTVVAEARDASGPVGRVTLAQGSPQITFTALKSVTLETSPLPDRFALTPDPGSGASQLQLAEGQAATWAAVPDGMSKTDLLDKIHPVASSEASWQVGDEKVSTTIGWHTTDGAPTLVATMPHQVADTAQECQMGTYESVYGKLRLCLTSSVTWNTPKQSAPANYDLGGLDETARTKLITHLEADVQGLPAYPADTYFAGKAMARDAQLMHLAKTLGRDDLATKVRNRLVPELKTWLNPAGCADSKADRCFFYDQTNHGMVGLVSTFGSDEFNDHHFHYGYFLHAAALAAMDDPSLLPELSPVATLLASDIARPTASDNFPAMRVYDVYASHSWASGTSPFADANNQESTSEAVAAWMGLRLWAETSGDQALADQAAWMQSSEADAALKYWLNFNVDDPLYAPLEYSYLPLNFGGKRDFATWFSPDPEAGLAIQVLPITPASTYLGVDRARVATNVDKALTADTFNRTYGDLLLAYWALSGPEARKQAIELADTVPIDDGFSRSLLLAWLYALKE; from the coding sequence TTGAAACGATTTCTCAAACCCTTCCTGACGTTCACCTGCTCGATCGCGATCGTGCTGCTGTCCAGCCAGTGTTCTCACAAACCCTCGCCCGAACCCCCGCCCTCAACGGGCGCGTCGACGAACGGGTTGTCCGGTGAGGCGGCCGCCCTTGAGGCGGTGAACCACCGCCAGGGCAAGGATCTCAACCCCGCCCGACTCGCGAAGGGTCTCGTGCCACCCACCAACCGGTGGTTCTCGGGGATGGTTTTCGGCCCCGAACCCCTGCCGGTGTATCCCCTGCCGCTGAGCTTCCAGCTGAAGGCCACCGGGTTCGATTTCGGGCTGCCGGAGGTGAAATCCACCGAGAAGACCCTGTTCGGCGGCCACCGACCCGAGGTCACCGTAACCCTGCCGGGTGTTGAGGGCTGGCAGGTGGTGGCCTACGACACGGTCACCGTCGTCGCGGAGGCACGGGACGCATCCGGGCCCGTGGGCCGTGTCACCCTGGCCCAGGGGTCCCCCCAGATCACCTTCACCGCATTGAAGTCGGTGACCCTGGAGACCTCCCCGCTGCCCGACCGCTTCGCCCTGACCCCAGACCCCGGTTCCGGCGCCTCCCAGTTGCAGCTGGCGGAGGGACAGGCAGCGACGTGGGCCGCCGTTCCCGACGGGATGTCGAAGACGGACCTGCTCGACAAGATCCATCCCGTGGCCTCGTCCGAAGCGTCGTGGCAGGTTGGCGACGAGAAGGTTTCCACCACCATCGGGTGGCACACCACCGACGGGGCACCCACCCTGGTGGCCACCATGCCCCATCAGGTGGCTGACACCGCCCAGGAATGCCAGATGGGAACCTACGAAAGCGTCTACGGCAAACTCCGGCTGTGTTTGACGTCTTCGGTGACCTGGAACACCCCGAAGCAGTCGGCCCCGGCAAACTACGACCTGGGTGGCCTGGACGAAACCGCCCGCACGAAACTCATCACACACCTCGAGGCGGACGTGCAGGGCCTTCCGGCCTATCCCGCCGACACCTACTTCGCCGGGAAGGCAATGGCCCGGGATGCCCAGCTCATGCACCTGGCGAAAACACTGGGGCGCGATGACCTGGCGACAAAGGTCCGCAACCGGCTGGTGCCCGAGTTGAAGACGTGGCTGAACCCGGCGGGATGCGCCGATTCGAAGGCCGACCGTTGTTTCTTCTACGACCAGACCAATCACGGCATGGTCGGTCTGGTGTCCACCTTCGGCAGCGACGAGTTCAACGACCACCACTTCCACTACGGCTACTTCCTGCACGCGGCGGCCCTCGCCGCCATGGACGACCCGAGCCTGCTCCCGGAATTGTCGCCGGTGGCGACCCTGCTGGCCTCCGACATCGCCCGCCCGACGGCCTCGGACAATTTCCCCGCCATGCGCGTCTACGACGTCTACGCCTCCCACTCGTGGGCCTCCGGCACCTCACCGTTCGCCGACGCCAACAACCAGGAATCCACCAGCGAGGCCGTCGCGGCCTGGATGGGGCTGCGGCTCTGGGCGGAAACCAGCGGCGATCAGGCGTTGGCGGACCAGGCCGCCTGGATGCAGTCCAGCGAGGCCGATGCCGCTTTGAAGTACTGGCTGAACTTCAACGTCGACGACCCGCTGTACGCACCCCTCGAGTACAGCTATCTACCCCTGAACTTCGGCGGCAAACGGGACTTCGCCACCTGGTTCTCCCCCGACCCGGAGGCAGGCCTGGCCATCCAGGTTCTTCCCATAACCCCCGCCTCCACCTACCTGGGGGTGGACCGGGCCCGGGTGGCGACCAATGTCGACAAGGCGTTGACGGCCGACACCTTCAACCGCACCTACGGGGACCTGTTGCTGGCCTACTGGGCCCTGTCCGGACCGGAGGCCCGGAAACAGGCGATCGAGCTGGCGGATACGGTTCCCATCGATGACGGGTTCTCCCGTTCCCTCCTGCTGGCCTGGTTGTACGCGCTGAAGGAGTGA
- a CDS encoding glycosyltransferase family 2 protein has translation MPSSRHSRRRRPKVDLSIVNADTELALVDNLAPEERRASTSGRYSPTLLLVAILASIGVLAYACFILNPAFRGDLIPWLIVITCELILIFQAAMALWTILSGYGRQPSYSFQAAQAKMFDPQLNARLRISNDPTKWPMYLNGRQANVDVLITVYGESLDVIRTTVKAAMAMRGLHTTWILDDGDSDEVRDLAKTLGCRYVRRLGSSGAKAGNVNNALSVAKAEFFVIFDADFVAKPDFLYETLPFMEDPNVAFVQTPQVYGNLNNIVSRGAGFIQMVFYRFIQPGRNEFNAAFCVGTNVLFRRAAVKDIGGIYTQSKSEDIWTSILLHERGWRSIFQPKELAIGETPDTIESYSKQQLRWATGGFEILLTHNPLRPRRRLHMDQRLMYFATCTFYFTGIAPGLLMLVPVLEVFFDLRPVTLAVKWYEWALFYPGFYAMQILLAAVIAGTFRWEVLLLAANSFPIYIKAFFNALLKVDTKWSVTGATGGKASAFNFIMVQVWAFVLMVGTSIVSIYRDYSMGHLNIATFWCVLNSFFLGAFVVTAFLENRQKKREKTQPQRGLEAAESPYADRQLVSVGRQSEALDVEAILDAQAAKGALAENPELQDRKG, from the coding sequence GTTGATTTATCAATCGTTAATGCCGATACCGAACTAGCGCTTGTCGACAACCTCGCCCCCGAGGAACGCCGGGCCTCGACCTCAGGTCGCTACTCCCCCACCCTACTCTTGGTCGCCATTCTCGCGTCGATCGGTGTTCTTGCATACGCATGCTTCATCCTCAACCCCGCTTTCAGGGGTGACCTCATCCCGTGGCTCATCGTCATCACGTGCGAACTGATTCTCATTTTCCAGGCTGCCATGGCCCTGTGGACGATACTTTCCGGCTACGGCCGCCAGCCCAGCTACAGTTTCCAGGCCGCCCAGGCCAAGATGTTCGACCCGCAGCTCAACGCCCGCCTGAGAATCAGCAACGACCCCACGAAATGGCCCATGTACCTGAACGGCCGCCAGGCCAACGTGGACGTGCTGATCACGGTCTACGGCGAATCACTGGACGTCATCAGGACCACGGTCAAGGCCGCCATGGCAATGCGCGGCCTCCACACCACCTGGATCCTGGACGACGGGGACTCGGATGAGGTTCGGGACCTGGCCAAGACCCTCGGCTGCCGCTACGTGCGCCGCCTCGGCAGCTCCGGGGCCAAGGCCGGCAACGTCAACAACGCCCTGTCGGTGGCCAAGGCCGAGTTCTTCGTCATCTTCGATGCAGACTTCGTGGCCAAACCCGACTTCCTCTACGAGACGCTTCCGTTCATGGAGGACCCGAACGTGGCCTTCGTGCAGACGCCTCAGGTTTACGGCAACCTCAACAACATCGTCTCCAGGGGTGCGGGGTTCATCCAGATGGTTTTCTACCGGTTCATCCAGCCGGGGCGCAACGAGTTCAACGCGGCGTTCTGCGTCGGCACCAACGTGCTGTTCCGCCGCGCGGCCGTGAAGGACATCGGCGGGATCTACACCCAGTCCAAGTCGGAGGACATCTGGACCTCGATCCTCCTGCACGAACGAGGCTGGCGCTCGATCTTCCAGCCCAAGGAGCTCGCCATCGGCGAGACCCCCGACACCATCGAGTCCTACAGCAAGCAGCAGCTCCGCTGGGCCACCGGGGGGTTCGAGATCCTTTTGACGCACAACCCCCTCAGGCCACGTCGTCGCCTCCACATGGACCAACGGCTCATGTACTTCGCCACGTGCACGTTCTACTTCACGGGCATAGCACCGGGCCTCCTCATGCTGGTCCCTGTGCTGGAGGTGTTCTTCGACCTGCGACCCGTGACACTCGCCGTCAAATGGTACGAGTGGGCCTTGTTCTACCCCGGTTTCTACGCCATGCAGATTTTGCTGGCAGCCGTGATCGCGGGCACATTCCGTTGGGAGGTTCTCCTGCTCGCTGCCAATTCCTTCCCGATCTACATCAAGGCATTCTTCAATGCCCTACTCAAGGTGGATACGAAATGGTCGGTCACGGGAGCCACCGGCGGTAAGGCCTCCGCGTTCAACTTCATAATGGTGCAGGTCTGGGCGTTCGTCCTCATGGTAGGCACCTCGATCGTCTCCATCTACCGAGACTACTCGATGGGACATCTCAACATCGCCACGTTCTGGTGCGTTTTGAACTCATTCTTCCTCGGTGCGTTCGTCGTGACTGCATTCTTGGAGAACCGACAGAAGAAACGGGAAAAGACACAGCCCCAGCGCGGTCTGGAGGCAGCTGAATCCCCCTACGCCGACAGGCAGCTGGTCTCGGTGGGCAGGCAGTCCGAGGCCTTGGACGTCGAAGCCATCCTGGACGCCCAGGCAGCCAAGGGCGCCCTCGCAGAAAATCCCGAACTTCAAGACCGAAAGGGCTGA